The Streptomyces sp. Je 1-332 genome has a window encoding:
- a CDS encoding DEAD/DEAH box helicase — protein sequence MNRARTNDRPFRARSGSASGARSGSGAPRRSGGYGRRPSAPQGEFALPVTVTPALPAVETFADLAMPAPLLAALGREGMSVPFPIQGATLPNSLAGRDVLGRGRTGSGKTLAFGLALLARMDGQRAEPRQPLALVLVPTRELAQQVTDALTPYARALRLKLATVVGGMSIGRQAGALRAGAEVVVATPGRLKDLIDRGDCRLNQVGITVLDEADQMADMGFMPQVTALLDQVRPEGQRMLFSATLDRNVDLLVRRYLTDPVVHSVDPSAGAVTTMEHHVLHVHGADKHRTTTEIAARDGRVIMFLDTKHAVDRLTEHLLCSGVRAAALHGGKSQPQRTRTLTQFKTGHVTVLVATNVAARGIHVDNLDLVVNVDPPTDHKDYLHRGGRTARAGESGSVVTLVTPNQRRDMSRLMAAAGITPQTAQVRSGDEELSRITGAQAPSGVPVTITMPAAERPRRGSSSSSRGRRSRSAQDRRTDRAPRRPAQGPSASSSAA from the coding sequence ATGAACCGCGCACGCACGAACGACCGTCCTTTCCGCGCCCGCTCCGGCTCCGCTTCCGGCGCCCGCTCCGGCTCCGGCGCACCGCGCCGTTCCGGTGGCTACGGCCGCCGACCGTCCGCGCCCCAGGGCGAGTTCGCCCTGCCGGTCACGGTCACCCCGGCGCTCCCGGCCGTCGAGACCTTCGCCGATCTCGCGATGCCGGCGCCCCTGCTCGCCGCGCTCGGCCGTGAAGGCATGAGCGTGCCCTTCCCGATCCAGGGCGCCACCCTCCCCAACTCCCTCGCGGGCCGTGACGTCCTTGGCCGTGGCCGCACCGGCTCGGGCAAGACGCTCGCCTTCGGGCTCGCGCTGCTCGCCCGCATGGACGGTCAGCGCGCCGAGCCGCGCCAGCCGCTCGCCCTGGTCCTCGTACCCACCCGGGAACTGGCCCAGCAGGTCACCGACGCCCTCACGCCGTACGCCCGCGCCCTGCGGCTGAAGCTCGCCACGGTGGTCGGTGGCATGTCGATCGGCAGGCAGGCCGGTGCGCTGCGCGCCGGCGCCGAGGTCGTCGTCGCCACGCCCGGCCGGCTCAAGGACCTCATCGACCGAGGCGACTGCCGGCTGAACCAGGTGGGGATCACCGTCCTCGACGAGGCCGACCAGATGGCCGACATGGGCTTCATGCCGCAGGTCACCGCGCTGCTCGACCAGGTGCGTCCCGAGGGCCAGCGGATGCTGTTCTCGGCCACGCTCGACCGCAACGTCGACCTGCTCGTGCGCCGTTACCTCACGGACCCGGTGGTCCACTCCGTCGACCCGTCCGCGGGCGCGGTCACCACGATGGAGCACCACGTGCTGCACGTGCACGGCGCGGACAAGCACCGGACCACCACCGAGATCGCGGCCCGGGACGGCCGCGTGATCATGTTCCTGGACACCAAGCACGCCGTCGACCGGCTGACCGAGCACCTGCTGTGCAGCGGCGTGCGCGCCGCGGCCCTGCACGGCGGGAAGTCCCAGCCGCAGCGCACGCGGACCCTGACCCAGTTCAAGACCGGTCATGTGACGGTGCTCGTGGCGACGAACGTCGCCGCGCGCGGGATCCACGTCGACAACCTCGACCTGGTCGTGAACGTCGACCCGCCCACCGACCACAAGGACTACCTCCACCGCGGCGGCCGCACGGCGCGCGCGGGTGAGTCCGGCAGCGTGGTCACCCTGGTGACGCCCAATCAGCGCCGCGACATGAGCCGCCTGATGGCCGCCGCGGGCATCACCCCGCAGACGGCCCAAGTGCGCTCCGGTGACGAGGAGTTGAGCCGTATCACCGGCGCCCAGGCTCCCTCGGGCGTCCCGGTCACCATCACCATGCCGGCCGCGGAGCGCCCCCGGCGTGGCAGCTCCTCCTCTTCCCGAGGGCGCCGCAGCCGCAGCGCCCAGGACCGGCGCACCGACCGTGCTCCGCGCCGTCCCGCCCAGGGGCCGTCCGCCTCGAGCTCGGCGGCCTAG
- a CDS encoding CBS domain-containing protein produces the protein MTVELALSVMAGAGARHLFLCDEDDQCTELITLDRLTAVRESTVYTDQVRLRDVLALAR, from the coding sequence ATGACCGTCGAGCTGGCCCTGTCGGTCATGGCGGGCGCGGGCGCCCGCCATCTGTTCCTGTGCGACGAGGACGACCAATGCACGGAGCTGATCACGCTGGACCGGCTCACCGCCGTCCGTGAGAGCACCGTCTACACGGACCAGGTCCGCCTACGGGACGTTCTCGCCCTCGCGCGTTGA
- a CDS encoding SCO5918 family protein, protein MRCVIARFPFDLTKSGVLDSMKGVKPEPVTGDSVIIGRRHYPIKQVGAVITRQDRRDFSAAEVTRAMRLLGFTCRTPSEDAAPRELTPLQTASALLGAATPV, encoded by the coding sequence ATGCGCTGCGTCATCGCCCGTTTCCCGTTCGACCTCACCAAGAGCGGGGTGCTGGACTCGATGAAGGGCGTCAAGCCCGAGCCCGTCACGGGCGACTCGGTCATCATCGGCCGCCGCCACTACCCCATCAAGCAGGTGGGCGCGGTCATCACCCGGCAGGACCGTCGTGACTTCAGCGCCGCGGAGGTCACCCGCGCCATGCGGCTGCTGGGCTTCACCTGCCGTACGCCTTCCGAGGACGCGGCCCCGCGCGAGCTCACCCCGCTCCAGACGGCGTCGGCCCTGCTCGGCGCCGCCACTCCCGTGTAG
- a CDS encoding MerR family transcriptional regulator, whose protein sequence is MTADTPLSGRLDDDDYPAYTMGRAAEMLGTTPGFLRAIGEARLITPLRSEGGHRRYSRYQLRIAARARELVDQGTPVEAACRIVILEDQLEEAQRINAEYRRGATESSESPT, encoded by the coding sequence ATGACAGCAGATACCCCACTCAGTGGTCGTCTGGACGACGACGACTATCCCGCCTACACCATGGGGCGGGCCGCCGAGATGCTCGGCACCACTCCCGGTTTCCTGCGGGCCATCGGCGAGGCCCGGCTGATCACGCCGCTCCGCTCGGAAGGCGGACACCGGCGGTACTCCCGCTACCAACTGCGGATCGCCGCTCGCGCCCGCGAACTGGTGGACCAGGGGACCCCGGTCGAGGCGGCCTGCCGCATCGTCATCCTCGAGGACCAGCTGGAGGAGGCTCAGCGCATCAACGCCGAGTACCGCCGCGGCGCGACGGAGTCGAGCGAAAGCCCGACCTGA
- a CDS encoding PAS domain-containing protein has protein sequence MLLFNRIPMPVAVCDASGAIILANPAMAAEWGETSGTLRGRNVLELFRPDERTQVLRIAEAVRLRHRSRYPVAVHWEAADGVRRHGELTAEPVSDTVDETPGLLVLLRVLGEERAPAAAPAPAEAATAAEARILALLAGGATTAQAARDTGLTTDGVTYHLRRLTERWGAANRTELVARAYALGVLAPGVWPPVARTGPAGGVAPAGA, from the coding sequence ATGCTCCTCTTCAACCGCATCCCGATGCCGGTCGCGGTCTGCGACGCGAGCGGGGCGATCATCCTCGCCAACCCGGCGATGGCGGCGGAATGGGGCGAGACCTCCGGCACCCTGCGCGGCCGCAACGTCCTGGAGCTGTTCCGCCCCGACGAGAGGACGCAGGTCCTGCGGATCGCCGAGGCGGTGCGGCTGAGGCACCGCTCGCGCTACCCGGTCGCGGTGCACTGGGAGGCGGCCGACGGGGTGCGCCGCCACGGCGAGCTGACGGCGGAGCCGGTGAGCGACACGGTCGACGAGACCCCCGGCCTCCTTGTGCTGCTCCGTGTCCTGGGCGAGGAGCGTGCCCCCGCCGCCGCTCCGGCGCCCGCCGAAGCCGCCACCGCGGCGGAGGCCCGCATTCTGGCCCTGCTCGCAGGCGGCGCCACCACGGCTCAGGCCGCCCGCGACACGGGCCTGACCACGGACGGCGTCACCTACCATCTGCGCCGCCTGACCGAGCGCTGGGGCGCGGCGAACCGCACGGAACTGGTGGCGCGGGCGTACGCGCTGGGGGTTCTCGCCCCGGGGGTATGGCCTCCGGTCGCGCGAACCGGGCCTGCCGGGGGAGTGGCCCCTGCTGGCGCCTGA
- a CDS encoding cytochrome P450 — protein sequence MPPTTTAPLSQDAGSVLDDVPLIDISATGPGPAPLQQVMELVRRHGPVVRRRLHGRDALFVSDLDLVTELADESRFAKHVGPALENVREFTADGLFTAYNDEPNWARAHDILMPAFALGSMRTYHPMMVRVARRLIESWDRGARDGRPVDVPGDMTRMTLDTIGLAGFGYDFGSFERAEPHPFIESMVRCLEWSMTRLSRTPGSDHSAADAAFRADADYLAQVVDEVISARAGGAPGAEPTDDLLGLMLSAAHPGDGTKLDTANIRNQVITFLIAGHETTSGAMSFALYYLTKHPAVLDLVRREVDALWGDTADPEPSFDDVGRLTYTRQVLNEALRLWPTAAAFGRHAREDTLLGGRIPLRAGQGVTVLTPMLHRQPVWGDNPELFDPARFTAEAEAARSPHAFKPFGTGERACIGRQFALHEATMLLGMLVYRYRLHDHAGYRLTVKETLTLKPDGFTLTLTSRTAADRVHAGLPGAGVDLADAESDATALPARVMPGTRALFLHGSNYGTCRDFAAQLADEAAAVGCETEVAPLDEYAAALPADRPVVITAASYNGRPTDDAAAFASWLDGAPAATAENVTYAVLGVGDRNWAATYQHVPTRFDERLAELGGVRLMERAAADASGDLGGSVREFTARLRTALLERYGDPEALEVSETAASSDAYEVREVTGGPLDALAARHGLVPMTVTEAYDLTAPGHPRTKRFVRLALPDGTTYRTGDHLTVLPVNDPSLVDRAAAALGVDPDAVLDIRATRPRRDGLSVDRPLTVRHLLTQHVELQERPTAGQLAVLAAANPCPPERSALSVLVDDAEARAADGRTLLELMEACPALRGALEWPRLLDVLTPLRPRHYSVSSSPAVHPGHADLMVSLLEAPARSGSGQLYRGTGSGHLNRVRPGDTVLARVQPCLEAFRIDHADSAPVIMVAAGTGLAPFRGTIADRTALKSKGAELPSALCYFGCDDPEGDFLHAEELRAAESAGAVSLRPAFSAAPVDGAAFVQHRIAAEADEVWALLTAGARVYVCGDGSRMAPGVRDALRTLHRQRTPGATAADSEQWLNELTAQGRYVEDVYAAG from the coding sequence ATGCCCCCCACCACCACCGCACCGCTCTCCCAGGACGCCGGTTCCGTCCTCGACGACGTACCGCTGATCGACATATCCGCCACCGGCCCCGGGCCCGCCCCGCTGCAGCAGGTCATGGAACTGGTCCGCCGCCACGGGCCCGTCGTGCGGCGGCGGCTGCACGGCCGCGACGCGCTGTTCGTGAGCGATCTCGACCTTGTCACCGAGCTCGCCGACGAGTCCCGGTTCGCCAAGCACGTCGGTCCCGCCCTGGAGAACGTGCGCGAGTTCACCGCCGACGGACTGTTCACCGCGTACAACGACGAGCCCAACTGGGCTCGCGCGCACGACATCCTCATGCCCGCCTTCGCGCTGGGTTCAATGCGCACGTACCACCCCATGATGGTGCGCGTCGCCCGTCGGCTCATCGAGTCGTGGGACCGGGGCGCGCGGGACGGGCGTCCTGTGGACGTGCCGGGTGACATGACCCGGATGACCTTGGACACCATCGGGCTCGCCGGGTTCGGCTACGACTTCGGGTCGTTCGAGCGGGCCGAGCCGCATCCCTTCATCGAATCCATGGTCCGCTGCCTGGAGTGGAGCATGACGCGGCTGAGCCGTACGCCGGGCAGTGACCACTCGGCGGCGGACGCGGCCTTCCGGGCGGACGCCGACTATCTGGCGCAGGTGGTCGACGAGGTCATCTCGGCGCGGGCGGGCGGCGCGCCGGGCGCGGAACCCACCGACGACCTGCTCGGCCTCATGCTCAGTGCCGCGCACCCGGGTGACGGCACGAAGCTGGACACCGCCAACATCCGCAACCAGGTCATCACCTTCCTGATCGCGGGGCACGAGACGACGTCCGGCGCGATGTCGTTCGCGCTGTACTACCTGACCAAGCATCCCGCCGTCCTTGATCTCGTGCGACGCGAGGTCGACGCCCTGTGGGGCGACACGGCCGACCCCGAGCCGTCCTTCGACGACGTCGGGCGGCTCACGTACACCCGTCAGGTCCTCAACGAGGCGCTTCGCCTGTGGCCCACTGCAGCCGCGTTCGGCAGGCACGCCCGCGAGGACACGCTCCTCGGCGGCCGCATACCGCTGCGCGCGGGGCAGGGCGTCACCGTCCTGACGCCGATGCTGCACCGGCAACCCGTGTGGGGCGACAATCCGGAGCTCTTCGATCCGGCGCGCTTCACGGCGGAGGCGGAGGCGGCGCGCTCACCGCACGCCTTCAAGCCGTTCGGCACCGGTGAACGCGCTTGCATCGGGCGGCAGTTCGCGCTGCACGAGGCGACCATGCTGCTCGGGATGCTGGTTTACCGCTACCGGCTGCACGACCACGCCGGCTACCGGCTCACCGTCAAGGAGACGCTCACCCTGAAGCCCGACGGCTTCACGCTCACGCTGACGTCGCGCACCGCCGCCGACCGCGTGCACGCCGGGCTGCCGGGTGCGGGCGTCGACCTGGCCGACGCGGAGTCCGACGCCACCGCCCTGCCTGCGCGCGTCATGCCCGGCACCCGCGCGCTCTTCCTGCACGGCAGCAACTACGGCACCTGCCGGGACTTCGCCGCCCAACTCGCCGACGAGGCAGCCGCGGTGGGCTGCGAGACGGAGGTCGCGCCGCTGGACGAGTACGCCGCCGCCCTGCCCGCCGACCGGCCGGTCGTCATCACCGCGGCCTCCTACAACGGCCGGCCCACCGACGACGCCGCGGCGTTCGCCTCCTGGCTCGACGGCGCCCCCGCGGCCACCGCCGAGAACGTCACGTACGCGGTCCTCGGTGTGGGCGACCGCAACTGGGCCGCCACGTATCAGCACGTCCCGACGCGCTTCGACGAGCGGCTGGCGGAGCTGGGCGGCGTCCGGCTCATGGAGCGTGCGGCGGCCGACGCTTCGGGTGATCTCGGGGGCTCCGTACGGGAGTTCACGGCGCGGCTGCGTACGGCACTTCTCGAGCGGTACGGCGACCCCGAGGCCCTGGAGGTCTCGGAGACCGCCGCTTCTTCGGACGCGTACGAGGTCCGCGAAGTGACCGGGGGCCCGCTGGACGCGCTCGCCGCGCGGCACGGTCTGGTCCCGATGACGGTCACCGAGGCCTACGACCTCACCGCGCCCGGCCATCCCCGTACGAAGCGCTTCGTACGGCTGGCCCTGCCCGACGGAACGACCTATCGCACCGGCGACCACCTCACCGTGCTGCCCGTCAACGATCCCTCGCTCGTCGACCGGGCCGCGGCGGCGCTCGGCGTGGACCCGGACGCCGTTCTCGACATCCGGGCGACGCGCCCGCGCCGCGACGGCCTCTCCGTGGACCGGCCACTGACGGTGCGTCACCTGCTTACGCAGCACGTCGAGTTGCAGGAGCGGCCCACCGCGGGCCAGCTGGCCGTACTTGCGGCGGCCAACCCCTGCCCGCCGGAGCGGTCGGCCCTCTCCGTACTGGTCGACGACGCCGAGGCTCGCGCGGCCGACGGGCGCACGCTGCTCGAACTCATGGAGGCCTGCCCGGCCCTGCGCGGTGCTCTGGAGTGGCCACGGCTGCTCGACGTGCTCACGCCCTTGCGGCCCCGCCACTACTCGGTGTCCTCGTCACCGGCGGTGCACCCCGGCCACGCCGACCTGATGGTGTCCCTCCTGGAGGCGCCGGCCCGCTCCGGCAGCGGGCAGCTGTACCGCGGGACGGGCTCCGGCCATCTCAACAGGGTGCGGCCGGGCGACACCGTCCTGGCCCGCGTCCAGCCGTGCCTCGAGGCCTTCCGCATCGACCACGCGGACTCCGCGCCCGTCATCATGGTCGCCGCGGGCACCGGCCTCGCCCCGTTCCGCGGCACGATCGCGGACCGTACGGCCCTGAAGTCCAAGGGGGCCGAACTCCCCTCCGCCCTCTGCTACTTCGGATGCGACGACCCGGAAGGGGACTTCCTGCACGCCGAGGAGCTGCGCGCCGCGGAGTCCGCCGGAGCGGTCTCGCTGCGTCCCGCCTTCAGCGCGGCCCCCGTGGACGGGGCGGCCTTCGTCCAGCACCGCATCGCGGCGGAGGCGGACGAGGTGTGGGCACTGCTGACCGCCGGAGCCCGGGTGTACGTGTGCGGCGACGGCTCACGCATGGCCCCGGGCGTACGTGACGCCCTGCGCACCCTCCACCGGCAACGCACTCCGGGGGCCACGGCGGCGGACTCCGAACAGTGGCTGAACGAACTGACCGCGCAGGGGCGTTACGTGGAGGACGTGTACGCGGCGGGATAG
- a CDS encoding HAD family phosphatase, producing the protein MEDLDDVLEARPEGPPRAVLTDFGGVLTTSVLDSFRAYSTRVGDDPTLIERLFREDAESAALLVEHECGRMSEADFERGVAGRLREKGVEVEPSGLVAAIGAGMRPDEKMLAALRELRARGVPVAIVSNALGDDCYQGYDLGALADTVVISSEIGSRKPGRRIYRTACDRLGVEPSACVMIDDLEHNLRGAARLGIRPLHHIHSDETVRALGELFDIDSLTAGPDGPGPA; encoded by the coding sequence GTGGAAGACCTGGACGACGTGCTCGAGGCGCGGCCGGAGGGACCACCGCGGGCGGTACTCACCGACTTCGGCGGTGTGCTGACCACGAGCGTGCTCGACTCTTTCCGTGCCTACTCCACGCGGGTGGGCGACGATCCGACGCTCATCGAGCGGCTGTTCCGGGAGGACGCGGAGTCGGCGGCGCTCCTGGTGGAGCATGAGTGCGGACGCATGAGCGAGGCCGACTTCGAGCGGGGCGTCGCGGGGCGGCTGCGGGAGAAGGGCGTGGAGGTGGAGCCCTCCGGGCTCGTCGCCGCGATCGGGGCGGGGATGCGGCCGGACGAGAAGATGCTCGCGGCCCTGCGCGAGCTGCGCGCCCGGGGCGTCCCGGTGGCGATCGTGTCGAACGCGCTGGGCGACGACTGCTACCAGGGATACGACCTGGGCGCGCTCGCGGACACCGTCGTCATCTCCAGCGAGATCGGCTCCCGCAAACCGGGCCGCCGCATCTACCGGACGGCCTGCGACCGGCTGGGCGTCGAGCCGTCCGCCTGCGTCATGATCGACGACCTGGAGCACAACCTGCGCGGGGCGGCACGACTCGGCATCCGGCCCCTGCACCACATACACAGCGACGAAACGGTGCGCGCCCTGGGGGAGTTGTTCGACATCGACTCCCTCACCGCCGGGCCCGATGGTCCGGGCCCGGCGTGA
- a CDS encoding PadR family transcriptional regulator, with protein sequence MSLKYAVFAALLEGESSGYDLAKIFDVSVSNFWSATPQQLYRELERLAADGLIDARVVQQERRPNKRMFTLTEAGRRDLHGFAAEPPRPIAIRDELMVKVQAMDGGDPAATRALIEERMAWSRGKLARYERLRVHLLGGREEETYLREAERIGPYLTLMAGRSLEESNLRWGERVLEILDRRFNYADKGGS encoded by the coding sequence ATGTCTCTCAAGTACGCGGTGTTCGCGGCGCTCCTGGAGGGCGAGTCGTCCGGGTACGACCTGGCGAAGATCTTCGACGTGTCCGTGTCGAACTTCTGGTCCGCGACGCCCCAGCAGCTCTACCGCGAGCTGGAGCGACTGGCCGCCGACGGTCTGATCGACGCCCGCGTGGTGCAGCAGGAACGCAGGCCGAACAAACGGATGTTCACGCTCACCGAAGCCGGGCGGCGTGATCTGCACGGCTTCGCCGCCGAGCCGCCCCGGCCCATCGCCATCCGGGACGAGCTCATGGTCAAGGTGCAGGCCATGGACGGCGGCGACCCGGCGGCCACCCGCGCGCTGATCGAGGAGCGCATGGCGTGGTCGCGCGGCAAGCTCGCCCGGTACGAGCGGCTGCGCGTCCACCTCCTCGGCGGCCGCGAGGAGGAGACGTACCTGCGCGAGGCCGAGCGCATCGGCCCCTACCTCACGCTGATGGCGGGCAGGTCTCTGGAGGAGTCGAACCTGCGCTGGGGCGAGCGGGTCCTTGAGATCCTCGACCGACGATTCAACTACGCCGACAAGGGCGGGTCTTGA
- a CDS encoding nuclear transport factor 2 family protein: MQAFRKAVEADDHAAVEALLAEDVVFTSPVVFRPYPGKATTAAILRGVTRVFEDFRYVREINDAGGRDSALVFEARVGDRQITGCDFLHVNEEGLIDEFMVMVRPLSAAQALAAAMGAQWDRITEEATGA, encoded by the coding sequence ATGCAGGCTTTTCGCAAGGCCGTCGAGGCGGACGATCACGCGGCCGTCGAGGCGCTCCTGGCCGAGGACGTCGTCTTCACGAGCCCGGTCGTGTTCCGCCCCTACCCAGGCAAGGCGACGACCGCCGCGATCCTGCGCGGCGTCACGCGGGTCTTCGAGGACTTCCGATACGTACGCGAGATCAACGACGCCGGGGGGCGTGACTCCGCGCTCGTCTTCGAGGCACGGGTCGGCGACCGGCAGATCACCGGCTGCGACTTCCTCCACGTCAACGAGGAGGGGCTGATCGACGAGTTCATGGTGATGGTCCGCCCCCTGTCGGCCGCCCAGGCACTCGCCGCGGCCATGGGCGCCCAGTGGGACCGGATCACCGAGGAGGCCACCGGCGCCTAG
- a CDS encoding LysR family transcriptional regulator — protein MRDRNSDGSAGIAPGALDLNLLRTFLAVYRSGSFTAAARLLGLSQPTVTTQIRALERQVDRELFERLPRGVAPAPYADALAARVVDPLDALAAVTGHGGPLDGAPAEPVQLAGPAEMLCHCALPALAPLVEQGVRLRVTTGLTDRLLDGLRAGRHDLVIATARPRGRSLRSVPLADEEFVLVAAPAWAERIGGATRIAADGPGALLGVPLVSYADDLPIARRYWRHVFGKRLTCEASVTVPDLRGVLAAVTAGAGFSVLPRYLCRDALAAGALVLLHDPEDAPINTGFLVRRPGSADNPHVALVHDHLVQSARAW, from the coding sequence ATGCGAGATAGGAATTCCGATGGATCGGCGGGAATAGCCCCCGGAGCGCTCGACCTGAACCTGCTGCGCACGTTCCTCGCCGTGTACCGGTCGGGTTCCTTCACCGCGGCGGCCCGCCTCCTCGGCCTCTCGCAGCCCACCGTCACCACACAGATCCGGGCGCTGGAGCGGCAGGTCGACCGGGAGCTGTTCGAGCGGCTGCCACGCGGCGTGGCCCCCGCGCCGTACGCGGACGCGCTCGCCGCCCGTGTCGTCGATCCCCTCGACGCCCTCGCCGCGGTCACCGGCCACGGCGGCCCACTCGACGGCGCCCCCGCGGAGCCCGTTCAGCTTGCGGGCCCCGCCGAGATGCTCTGCCACTGCGCGCTGCCCGCGCTCGCGCCGCTGGTCGAGCAGGGGGTCAGGCTGCGCGTGACGACGGGCCTGACCGACCGGCTCCTGGACGGGCTGCGGGCGGGACGGCACGACCTGGTGATCGCCACGGCCCGCCCCCGCGGGCGTTCCCTGCGCTCCGTGCCGCTGGCGGACGAGGAGTTCGTCCTGGTCGCCGCCCCCGCGTGGGCCGAGCGCATCGGCGGGGCGACGCGGATCGCCGCCGACGGCCCCGGGGCGCTGCTCGGCGTACCGCTGGTGTCGTACGCCGATGACCTGCCGATCGCCCGCCGCTACTGGCGGCATGTCTTCGGCAAGCGGCTGACCTGCGAGGCCTCCGTGACAGTCCCGGACCTGCGCGGCGTCCTCGCGGCGGTGACGGCGGGCGCGGGATTCTCCGTACTGCCCCGCTACCTCTGCCGCGACGCCCTGGCCGCCGGCGCCCTGGTCCTCCTCCACGACCCGGAGGACGCGCCGATCAACACCGGCTTCCTGGTGCGGCGCCCGGGGTCCGCGGACAACCCCCACGTGGCCCTGGTGCACGACCACCTCGTTCAGTCGGCCCGCGCCTGGTAG
- a CDS encoding type 1 glutamine amidotransferase domain-containing protein, which produces MSKILFVVTGADHWTLADGTQHPTGFWAEEAVAPYEAFKAAGHEIVVATPGGVVPTVDQASLAPEFNGGEEGAEKTATTLAEIAEFLSPVKLEEVDLAEYAAVFVPGGHGPMEDLAVNAESGRLLSAALEIGMPLGVVCHGPAALLAATREDGSNTFAGYELTGFTNAEETQSGFAQKAKWLLQDRLVAAGADFQEGEAWAPKVVVDRNLITGQNPASAAPLADELLKKLA; this is translated from the coding sequence ATGTCCAAGATCCTGTTCGTCGTGACCGGCGCCGACCACTGGACGCTGGCCGACGGCACCCAGCACCCGACCGGCTTCTGGGCCGAGGAGGCCGTCGCGCCGTACGAGGCGTTCAAGGCCGCCGGACACGAGATCGTCGTCGCGACCCCCGGCGGCGTCGTACCCACCGTCGACCAGGCGAGCCTCGCGCCCGAGTTCAACGGCGGCGAGGAAGGCGCCGAGAAGACCGCCACCACCCTCGCGGAGATCGCCGAGTTCCTCTCGCCGGTCAAGCTGGAGGAGGTCGACCTCGCGGAGTACGCCGCGGTCTTCGTCCCCGGCGGTCACGGCCCCATGGAGGACCTCGCCGTCAACGCCGAGTCCGGCAGGCTGCTGAGTGCCGCGCTGGAGATCGGTATGCCCCTCGGCGTCGTCTGCCACGGCCCCGCCGCCCTGCTGGCCGCCACCAGGGAGGACGGCTCCAACACGTTCGCGGGGTACGAGCTGACCGGCTTCACCAATGCCGAGGAGACGCAGTCCGGCTTCGCACAGAAGGCCAAGTGGCTGCTCCAGGACCGGCTCGTCGCGGCGGGTGCCGACTTCCAGGAGGGCGAGGCGTGGGCCCCCAAGGTGGTCGTCGACCGCAACCTGATCACCGGTCAGAACCCGGCGTCGGCAGCCCCGTTGGCCGACGAGCTGCTGAAGAAGCTGGCCTGA
- a CDS encoding TetR/AcrR family transcriptional regulator, with protein MGTDRLDEVLDATYDSLTRYGVRRTTMDDIASTMGVSRSAVYQYVRNKDDAFRKLAERLHAEALARAREAAAGDTSTAERVRGVLAAKLDLVLRLAGDSPHSAELLDAKARVFGDVCHGFNGSLRLLLVDLFTEAGTPAAVEPAEAADICIALVIGLESVADGRELFAPATDALLTGLLGAPVTTPTRH; from the coding sequence ATGGGCACCGACCGGCTCGACGAGGTCCTCGACGCCACCTACGACTCCCTCACCAGGTACGGCGTACGGCGCACCACGATGGACGACATCGCCTCCACGATGGGCGTGTCCCGGTCAGCGGTCTATCAGTACGTCCGCAACAAGGACGACGCCTTCCGCAAGCTCGCCGAGCGCCTGCACGCCGAGGCGCTCGCGCGGGCCCGGGAGGCGGCGGCCGGCGACACCTCCACCGCCGAGCGCGTCCGGGGCGTCCTCGCCGCCAAGCTCGACCTGGTCCTGCGCCTGGCCGGGGACTCTCCGCACTCCGCGGAGCTCCTCGACGCGAAGGCCCGCGTCTTCGGCGACGTCTGCCACGGCTTCAACGGCTCGCTGCGTCTCCTGCTCGTCGACCTGTTCACCGAAGCGGGCACCCCGGCCGCGGTGGAGCCCGCCGAGGCCGCCGACATCTGCATCGCCCTGGTCATAGGCCTGGAGTCCGTGGCCGACGGCCGCGAGCTCTTCGCCCCCGCCACGGACGCGCTCCTGACCGGCCTCCTCGGGGCGCCGGTCACCACGCCGACGCGCCACTGA